The sequence CAGGTGTCGGCCAGCAGCTTGCGCGACGGGATCCGGATGCGGTTGTTGGGCGAGGCCAGGTTGATGCCGTAGGGGGCGTGGACGTACACGACCATGTCGGCGGCGGCCAGCTCGGCCGCGTCCGGGCCCGGCGGCGGCACCTTCCAGCCCTGGGGGTCGCCGAGGAAGAACTGGACGCAGTCGGCCCCCCGGGCGGCACCCTCGCCGAGCGGGTCGTTCCGCCCCAGATGGATCCCGATCTTCATCTCCACGATTTTCGACCTTAGCACGGGAAGCGGACGGGCCCTCCGGTGGTTGTCCCTGTGTCCCCCGATTCTCCCGAGACACCCGAGACGCGAGGAGCAGGAGCATGCGAAAGCGTGTCGCCGTCGTCGCCCTGGCCGCCGCCCTCGTCTTCGGCATGACGTTGCTGGCCATCCCCGCCGCCGCCTCCGGCAGCTCGGGCAAGGCCACAACTCTCGCCGCCACCCTGAAGGGGGCCAACGAGTTCCCAGGCCCAGGCGACCCGGACGGGCGCGGCCGGGCCTTCGTCCGGCTGGCCGGCGACCGCGCCTGCTTCGTGCTCCAGTGGTCGAAGATCACCGCCCCCACCGCCGCCCACATCCACAAGGGCGGGCCGGGGGTGGCCGGCCCGGTGGTGGTGCTGTTCTTCGAGCCCAGTACCAACGCCGCCTCCCTGCCCGACACACTCTCCTCGGTCGCCGGCTGCGTCGACGTCGACCCCGCCCTGGCCGAGGAGATCGCGGCCAGCCCGCGCGACTACTACGTCAACATCCACACGGCCGACTTCGCCCCCGGAGCCATCCGCGGCCAGCTCCACCGCTCGCGCCACCTCGACCTCGACCTGCCGCGCCAGCTCGCCGCCAGGCTGAACGGCGCCAACGAGGTCCCCGGCCCCGGCGACCCCGACGGCCGCGGCCTGGCCCTGGTCAAGACCGGCCGGGAGCGGGTCTGCTTCGCCCTCGGCTGGGCGAAGATCGCCCCGCCGATCTTCGCCCACATCCACGAGGGCCCCGCCGGGGTCGCCGGCCCGGTCGTGGTCCTGTTCTTCGACGTGCCCGAGCTCGCCGGCGCGCCGACGGCCACGCTCCCGTCGACCATCTCGGCGGCCGCCGGCTGCGTCTCCGACCAGGACCCGGCCCTGCTCCGCGACATCCGCCGCCATCCCGCCGCCTACTACGCGAACATCCACAACCTCGACTTCGTGCCAGGGGCCATCCGCGGCCAGCTTCGCCGCGTGGCCTAGACCCGGGGGGGCGGACGGGCCCGCGCTGGGCGGTCCTCCAGCGCGGGCCCTCCGTCGTCTTGGGGCGGGGTCGGTCGCTCCGCCACCCGACCCCGGCGGGCGCCGTCGTTCGATGCACGTCGCCAACGACAAGGCCAGGACCGAGCTCGGCTGGCGGCCCATGTACCCGACCTACCGGGCCGGCATCAGGGCCATGACCTCGGTCCCGGCGGGGTCGGGGCGATGACCGGCAACGGGACGGAGCGGGTCTCGGCCGTTTCGTGCTGTGGTTCTACGCGCTCGGGGCCGGCCTGCTCAACGCGGTCGCCCACTTCGTGTT comes from Actinomycetota bacterium and encodes:
- a CDS encoding CHRD domain-containing protein; this translates as MRKRVAVVALAAALVFGMTLLAIPAAASGSSGKATTLAATLKGANEFPGPGDPDGRGRAFVRLAGDRACFVLQWSKITAPTAAHIHKGGPGVAGPVVVLFFEPSTNAASLPDTLSSVAGCVDVDPALAEEIAASPRDYYVNIHTADFAPGAIRGQLHRSRHLDLDLPRQLAARLNGANEVPGPGDPDGRGLALVKTGRERVCFALGWAKIAPPIFAHIHEGPAGVAGPVVVLFFDVPELAGAPTATLPSTISAAAGCVSDQDPALLRDIRRHPAAYYANIHNLDFVPGAIRGQLRRVA